Proteins found in one Takifugu flavidus isolate HTHZ2018 chromosome 7, ASM371156v2, whole genome shotgun sequence genomic segment:
- the aspm gene encoding abnormal spindle-like microcephaly-associated protein isoform X2: MSETATRRGFLDFSPVKRDDGNKENDVPTLRLIQFSKAPFLTFGTVKLGTCRSTVLQIENPTEDVEAEVTVEKIPSNKGFSVDHSTFTIQPEGSFCLTVTWTPTEEGGMRELIIFNANGVLKHQAVMLGRAEAPKKKKKSLWDSIKNKTGSNQVAAPRRKVTDQPLKMASNKAFQVSRKPQYQRKKSRSPLASLDEGRPEAERPFSKQIPQTSLQQKVLNSQSEENIYNLRRKSLHDPKLDGNRVSLSPDGMVSKPENQDLISMLNKTLSPIGTPARLKKLMPHIYHESPLSAAVRPAASLDEADERASGTPILSVKEALALIDSDLSHINSSPQDTSSSCGFSDSLESKSGSHGCKVDNDFLKALQDSPHQPDACEQRLTFFVTKKGVSEVAGSEPIQKAAFTSVTVTKAKAPVEANSLSGRKIRKSKRRLLEKTLELSGSSESGPGTPSLPVIDVDAGTEACHDAQPQELSTSILCPRIQSLPTTISSPVASPLAVPSGLTSPFPVNTSILPSSPVGTSSPLHPKLCVKFNMNEVCPPASEPPPVQEDSFPVHMALKNKKRKSEEFLKSDEKIEDAGKTELAKRTRVAVCKPEPCRPARKSSERSTATPSLRSVQAAGANPSKPPGSKFPSRGPQSSKSSRAASVKTSKIVAVAQSKLSFIKPTQNAIPRHPMPFAAKNMFYDERWIEKQQQGFTCWMNYVLTPDDFKVNTEVAKVNAVSIVMGGGEDKFSVPKAPTKEEMSFSTYTARRKLNRLRRAACQLFTSDAMVKAIQRLELEVEAKRLLVRKDRHLWKDIGERKKVLNWLLSYNPLWLRIGLETIYGELISLESNSDVLGLAMFILQRLLWNPDIAAEFRHTKVPHLYKDGHEEALSRFTLKKLLLLVCFLDRAKESRLIEHNPCLFCLDAEFKATKDLLLAFSRDFLSGEGILPRHLGYLGLPVSHVQTPLDEFNFAVKSLAVDLKCGIRLVRVMELLMQDWSFSAKLRLPAISRLQKIHNVDVALQVLKDKGVDLKDDQGNIINSRDIVDGHREKTLNLLWKIIFAFQVDVMLDENQLREEISFLRRTLRTKQRLALMRANQNLQLSSRPTSRPHEHSSVKISLLMDWVRAVCDFYKVKVENFTVSFSDGRVLCYLIHHYHPSLLSDKAVSLLTTQTVECSLRGRLELDCSASESDNSFDSLPAGLNGPDSQSVEFKELLENEKSNFRLINTAVSFLGGVPAMINPSDMSNTIPNEKVVVLYLSFLCARLLNLRNETRAARVIQTAWRKYRLNKDLQLYKERNMAAVKIQKCVRNFLQKCRDKKQNQAAVVIQAVWRGHAVRNGLKREKRARLQASQHKAATVIQAHWRTFMALKAFQKLRYYTIILQAQWRMRRASSAYGKLYWATTIIQTHWRARVLAKHDREYYCLLRAAVVKLQRGYRRWQLIKTQKENHAAKVIQTVFKKWFKERMDARTTAAVRIQSWYRMQKCHVQYKKVQLSVVLIQARYRGRAQRQRFELLKLQHHSAVVIQRAFRGHAVRKRVAKMKRAALIIQLWFRACVVRDVQRQTFVELRAAAITVQAAYRGKLARESLKKQHGAATVIQAALRKYAARRRYLLLKKAATVVQQKYRATALARDTKKEYDAFRKAALTIQANWRGRADRKKMEKQHQCATLIKAHYHRYKAQAEYRSKRAAAVVIQRYYRGYMAGKQMRNAYLRMRAACITVQAGFRGMIVRAELKKQHRAATVIQTSVRMFLCKKQYLLLQSAAVIIQRRYRALILGRTQQNKHRRLKQATVKIQAVYRGFRVREELKKRHVAARAIQTQFRMHRMRVAYLATKYAAILIQERYRAKKLRDQQRRTYTTMKAAAGVIQAAYRGYRARREIAEMHQAATVIQRRFFSIRERNKFLAIKTAVLFCQQRYRAVVMMRKVRSDYLSKRRAVISLQAACRGYLVRRHLRIQQTAAVTIQSWFRKNQQRTYYQRLQWAASVMQERYRSNKIMKREMLLLNAKKRAAVTLQAAFRGMKCRRNLKRMHQAAHVIQRVYRACCERKQYLALRSSVLIIQRRYRATMAAKREVKLYQRMRRAAVLLQAAFRGHRARKEVARWHQAATVIQSAFRSHRQQIKFQALRLSAVIIQRCYRSHVLLRKERETFLKKRSSALVLQAAFRGHRVRRSISNMHRAATVIQAHFRRYQAQAAFGRKRWAACVLQQRFRAQRQKNVEVQRYQQLRKAAIVFQAAFRGMKCRNTIKERHQASRVIQRAFRAHCQHKQYLALRSSVLIIQRRYRATMAAKGEVKLYQRMRRAAVLLQAAFRGHRVRRSISNMHRAASVIQAHFRRYQAQAAFGRKRWAACVFQQRFRAQRQKNVEVQRYQQLRKAAIVFQAAYRGMKCRNTIKERHQASRVIQRAFRAHCQHKQYLALRSSVLIIQRRYRATVAAKGEVKLYQRMRRAAVLLQAAFRGHRARKEVARWHQAAMVIQSAFRSHRQQIKFQALRLSAVIIQRCYRSHVLLRKERETFLKKRSSALVLQAAFRGHRVRRSISNMHRAATVIQAHFRRYQAQAAFGRKRWAACVFQQRFRAQRQKNVEVQRYQDVRRAVLSLQAGYRRMKSRRIVKERQHAASVLQRAYRAHLHHKRYLRLRSCAVAIQRRYRATAAAKAERFQYLEMRSSAIIIQAAFRRQQVRKEMDRRHQAATVIQSAFRGHREEARFQALRLSIITIQRCYRAHILQRRDREKFLKMKWCTTTLQAAYRGWCVRRDVCRQHRAATRIQSCWRGSMQRRTFQRKRAAAVTLQQRVRAVQRGRLERKKFTQMRQAAIVIQQYCRVWTARQQAFETEKAAKRLRFTSAVFHHLCAMKLQRALRAHWALKSAKNQIQSVIVIQRWVKAKQQRRRYLEDRQKVVVAQRAAQRWLRRRNKAASTIQQAVRKFLLLRRQKKFERGIIKAQALWRGHRSRRLNEDLKVVKLRQRLRQLSANVREEDRLGNKTSSALDYLLRYKHFSYILEALKNLETATRLSPVCCERLVESGATVVIFTLIRSCNRSVPCMEVITSSIQILLNLSKYHKTIEAVYSVENSVEILLDLLQRYREKAGDKVAEKGGSIFTKACFLLALLLQERHRAAEVMNLPKVLERIRSIYRLTARKHKKDAERTFVKQKMNASISGSFFVQATPRRSRLLPKFAPDWVLRKDKLKDIVDPLRAIQMVAHTLSVEL, encoded by the exons ATGTCAGAAACGGCAACGCGTAGAGGATTTTTGGACTTCAGTCCAGTAAAGCGAGATGACGGCAACAAGGAGAACGATGTTCCGACTTTACGCTTAATTCAGTTTTCAAAGGCCCCTTTTTTGACTTTTGGAACCGTAAAGTTGGGAACATGCAGATCTACAGTTCTGCAAATTGAGAATCCGACAGAAGACGTTGAAGCTGAAGTTACGGTAGAAAAAATCCCCTCCAATAAAGGGTTTTCCGTGGATCACAGCACGTTTACCATTCAG CCCGAGGGCTCGTTCTGTTTGACAGTGACATGGACCCcaacagaggaaggaggaatgAGAGAACTCATCATCTTCAACGCCAACGGGGTCCTCAAGCACCAGGCTGTTATGTTGGGAAGAGCAGAAGcacccaaaaagaaaaag AAAAGTCTTTGGGATTCAATCAAAAATAAAACGGGAAGCAACCAGGTGGCTGCACCTCGGAGAAAGGTGACTGATCAGCCACTGAAGATGGCTTCCAATAAAGCCTTCCAAGTGTCCCGGAAGCCACAATACCAACGGAAAAAAAGCCGCAGCCCACTTGCATCTCTTGATGAGGGCAGACCTGAGGCAGAGAGGCCTTTCTCCAAGCAGATTCCTCAAACATCACTGCAGCAGAAGGTGTTGAATTCCCAGTCTGAGGAGAACATCTACAACTTGCGTAGAAAGTCTTTGCACGATCCAAAGCTGGATGGCAATAGGGTGTCTCTTAGTCCAGATGGAATGGTTAGCAAGCCTGAAAACCAAGATCTCATCTCAATGCTTAACAAGACACTGTCCCCTATTGGCACCCCTGCAAGGTTGAAGAAGCTCATGCCTCATATTTACCACGAAAGCCCGCTTTCTGCAGCCGTCAGGCCTGCAGCTTCTCTGGACGAGGCTGATGAAAGAGCAAGTGGAACTCCAATTCTGTCTGTTAAAGAGGCACTGGCTCTCATTGACTCCGATCTGAGCCACATCAATTCAAGCCCCCAAGACACCAGTTCCAGCTGCGGCTTTTCCGATTCACTGGAATCAAAAAGTGGGTCTCATGGTTGCAAAGTTGACAACGATTTCCTAAAAGCTTTACAAGACAGCCCACACCAGCCCGATGCCTGTGAGCAAAGACTGACattctttgtcacaaaaaagGGTGTGAGTGAGGTTGCTGGGTCAGAACCCATCCAAAAGGCAGCTTTCACGTCTGTCACAGTCACCAAAGCTAAAGCACCAGTGGAGGCTAACAGTTTGAGTGGGAGGAAGATTCGGAAATCAAAGCGGAGGCTCTTGGAGAAAACACTTGAGCTGTCTGGCAGCAGCGAGTCTGGACCAGGCACCCCAAGTCTTCCTGTTATAGACGTGGACGCAGGAACCGAGGCCTGTCACGATGCGCAGCCACAGGAACTCAGCACCTCCATTCTGTGTCCACGAATCCAGAGCTTGcccaccaccatctcctcccCAGTTGCCTCCCCCCTAGCCGTACCTTCCGGTCTCACCTCCCCATTTCCAGTCAATACTTCCATCCTCCCTTCATCTCCTGTGGGCACCTCTTCTCCACTTCACCCCAAGTTGTGTGTGAAGTTCAACATGAACGAGGTTTGTCCTCCAGCATCTGAACCTCCGCCTGTCCAGGAGGACTCTTTCCCCGTTCACATGGCATTGAAgaacaagaagaggaagagcgaggAGTTCTTAAAAAGTGATGAGAAGATTGAGGATGCTGGGAAAACAGAACTTGCCAAAAGGACAAGAGTGGCAGTGTGCAAACCTGAGCCCTGCCGACCAGCACGGAAAA GTTCAGAGCGCTCCACAGCCACTCCGTCACTGAGGTCCGTGCAGGCTGCTGGTGCCAACCCGTCCAAGCCGCCTGGCTCCAAGTTTCCCTCACGAG gtCCTCAGTCCTCAAAATCATCTCGCGCCGCATCTGTCAAGACCTCCAAAATTGTTGCCGTGGCACAGTCGAAGCTCAGCTTCATTAAGCCGACGCAAAATG CCATCCCGAGACACCCGATGCCTTTTGCTGCAAAGAACATGTTCTACGATGAGAGGTGGATcgaaaagcagcagcagggtttcACCTGCTGGATGAACTACGTGCTCACCCCAGATGACTTTAAAGTAAACACTGAAGTGGCTAAAG TGAATGCTGTGTCCATCGTGATGGGCGGCGGCGAGGACAAGTTCAGTGTCCCTAAAGCTCCCACCAAGGAGGAGATGTCATTCAGCACCTACACAGCTCGGCGCAAGCTGAACCGGCTGCGTCGCGCCGCCTGCCAGCTGTTTACGTCTGACGCCATGGTCAAGGCCATTCagaggctggagctggaggtggaggccaAGAGGCTGCTTGTGCGAAAAGATCGCCATCTTTGGAAAGACATCG gtGAACGGAAAAAAGTCCTCAATTGGCTTCTTTCATACAATCCACTGTGGTTACGGATTGGGCTCGAG ACAATCTACGGGGAGCTCATTTCACTGGAGAGCAACAGTGATGTTTTGGGTCTGGCGATGTTCATCCTCCAACGGCTCCTGTGGAATCCAGACATCGCAGCAGAGTTCAGGCACACTAAAGTGCCCCATCTGTACAAAGATG GCCACGAGGAGGCGCTGTCACGCTTCACtctgaagaagctgctgctgctggtctgtTTTCTTGATCGAGCCAAAGAGTCTCGGTTGATTGAGCACAACCCCTGTCTGTTCTGCTTGGATGCAGAGTTCAAG GCTACTAAAGACCTGCTCCTCGCTTTCTCCAGGGATTTCCTGAGTGGTGAGGGGATCCTTCCCCGGCACCTCGGCTACCTCGGGTTACCAGTCTCCCACGTTCAGACGCCCCTGGATGAGTTTAACTTTGCTGTAAAGAGTTTGGCGGTGGACTTGAAATGCGGCATTCGTCTAGT ACGTGTAATGGAGCTCCTGATGCAGGACTGGAGCTTTTCAGCCAAGCTCCGTCTGCCTGCTATCAGTCGCTTGCAGAAGATCCACAATGTTGATGTGGCTTTGCAAGTCCTTAAAGACAAAGGGGTCGACCTCAAGGATGACCAAG GAAACATCATTAATTCCAGAGACATTGTGGAtggacacagagagaaaacGCTGAATCTTTTGTGGAAAATCATCTTTGCTTTTCAG GTGGATGTGATGTTGGATGAAAATCAATTGAGGGAAGAGATTagcttcctgaggagaaccTTGAGAACCAAACAGAGGCTGGCGTTGATGAGAGCCAATCAGAACCTCCAGCTGAGTTCCAGACCGACCAGTAGACCACATGAACACAGCAGCGTTAAGATATCTCTGTTGATGGACTGGGTCCGAGCTGTGTGTGACTTCTACAAAGTGAAG GTGGAGAACTTCACCGTGTCGTTCTCGGATGGCCGCGTCCTCTGCTACCTTATTCACCATTACCACCCCAGTCTCCTGTCAGATAAGGCTGTCAGTCTCCTCACAACACAAACCGTCGAGTGCTCACTGAGGGGCCGCTTGGAGCTGGACTGCTCTGCCAGCGAGTCGGACAACTCGTTCGACTCTTTACCTGCAGGCCTGAACG GCCCAGATTCTCAGTCAGTGGAATTTAAAGAGCTCCTGGAGAATGAGAAAAGCAACTTCAGGCTGATAAACACAGCTGTATCATTCCTGGGTGGAGTTCCAGCCATGATCAACCCATCTGACATGTCCAACACCATCCCCAATGAGAAG gttgtGGTATTGTACCTCTCCTTCCTGTGCGCTCGTCTTCTCAACCTGCGCAATGAGACCAGAGCAGCTCGAGTTATACAAACAGCTTGGAGGAAATACAGATTAAACAAAGACCTGCAGCTCTACAAG GAAAGAAATATGGCCGCAGTGAAAATCCAGAAATGTGTCAGGAATTTCCTCCAGAAGTGCCGGGACAAGAAGCAGAATCAAGCAGCTGTGGTCATCCAGGCAGTCTGGAGGGGGCACGCAGTACGAAACGGGCTAAAGCGTGAAAAACGGGCTCGGCTGCAGGCGTCACAGCACAAGGCCGCAACTGTCATCCAG GCCCATTGGAGAACGTTCATGGCCCTGAAAGCTTTCCAAAAGCTCAGGTACTACACTATCATTCTGCAGGCACAATGGCGAATGAGAAGGGCATCTTCTGCTTATGGAAAACTTTATTGGGCAACAACAATCATCCAGACACACTGGCGAGCTCGAGTTCTGGCCAAACACGACCGGGAATATTATTGCCTCTTGAGAGCTGCAGTAGTGAAACTGCAAAGAGGATACAGAAGATGGCAACTCATCAAAACACAAAAGGAGAACCATGCTGCTAAAGTGATACAAACTGTCTTTAAAAAGTGGTTTAAGGAAAGAATGGACGCGAGGACGACAGCAGCTGTGAGGATCCAATCTTGGTACAGAATGCAGAAGTGTCACGTCCAGTACAAAAAAGTCCAGTTGAGCGTTGTGCTGATTCAGGCCCGCTACAGAGGTCGTGCTCAGAGGCAGCGATTTGAGCTGTTGAAGCTGCAGCACCACTCGGCTGTCGTCATTCAGCGTGCATTCAGAGGACATGCAGTCAGGAAACGAGTGGCAAAAATGAAGCGCGCCGCATTGATAATCCAGCTCTGGTTCAGGGCCTGTGTGGTGAGAGATGTGCAGCGGCAGACGTTTGTGGAGCTGAGAGCTGCTGCCATTACAGTGCAGGCAGCTTATCGTGGAAAACTGGCCCGGGAGTCCCTGAAAAAACAACACGGAGCAGCAACAGTGATCCAGGCGGCTTTAAGAAAGTATGCTGCACGTCGCCGCTATCTGCTGTTGAAGAAGGCTGCAACTGTGGTACAGCAAAAGTACAGAGCCACAGCTTTGGCTCGGGACACAAAGAAGGAATACGATGCTTTTAGAAAAGCTGCCCTCACTATCCAAGCTAACTGGAGAGGCAGAGCCGACaggaaaaagatggaaaaacaacatCAGTGTGCCACCTTAATTAAGGCCCACTATCATCGCTACAAAGCACAGGCAGAGTACAGGTCCAAAAGGGCAGCTGCTGTTGTAATACAGCGTTATTACCGAGGTTACATGGCTGGAAAACAGATGAGGAACGCATACCTGCGGATGAGAGCAGCCTGCATCACTGTCCAGGCTGGATTCAGGGGCATGATAGTTAGGGCTGAGTTGAAGAAGCAGCACCGGGCAGCAACTGTAATTCAGACCTCAGTCAGGATGTTTTTGTGCAAAAAACAGTATTTGCTTCTCCAGAGTGCTGCTGTAATCATCCAGCGCCGATACAGGGCCCTCATTCTTGGCAGGACGcagcaaaataaacacaggCGACTCAAGCAGGCCACTGTGAAAATACAGGCTGTTTATCGAGGTTTTAGAGTGAGGGAGGAACTGAAGAAGAGGCACGTTGCTGCCAGGGCAATCCAAACTCAATTTAGGATGCACAGAATGCGTGTGGCTTATCTTGCAACCAAGTATGCTGCCATCCTCATACAAGAACGATACAGAGCCAAAAAGCTCCGGGATCAACAGCGGCGAACGTACACGACAAtgaaagctgcagcaggagtcaTCCAGGCTGCCTACCGTGGCTACAGGGCCAGACGGGAGATTGCTGAGATGCACCAAGCTGCAACAGTTATTCAGAGAAGGTTTTTCAGCATAAGGGAGAGGAACAAGTTCCTAGCCATCAAGacggctgttttgttttgccaACAGAGGTACAGAGCAGTGGTAATGATGAGAAAAGTCCGTTCAGACTATCTATCAAAGCGCAGGGCAGTGATTTCCCTGCAGGCAGCCTGCAGAGGATATTTAGTTCGAAGGCATTTGCGTatccagcagacagcagctgtgacaATTCAGTCCTGGTTCCGGAAGAACCAGCAGAGAACCTACTACCAGAGGCTTCAGTGGGCCGCCTCAGTAATGCAAGAACGTTACCGATCAAACAAGATAATGAAACGGGAAATGCTGCTCCTGAATGCCAAGAAAAGAGCAGCTGTGACCTTACAAGCTGCCTTCCGTGGAATGAAATGTAGAAGGAACTTAAAACGAATGCACCAGGCTGCACATGTCATCCAGAGAGTTTATAGAGCCTGCTGTGAACGCAAGCAGTATTTAGCTTTGAGGTCCTCTGTCCTGATCATCCAGCGAAGATATCGAGCCACTATGGCTGCCAAAAGAGAAGTGAAACTCTACCAAAGGATGCGCAGAGCAGCAGTCCTGCTACAGGCGGCGTTCAGAGGTCATCGGGCGAGGAAAGAAGTGGCGCGCTGGCATCAAGCTGCAACGGTGATCCAGTCTGCTTTCAGaagccacagacagcagataAAATTCCAGGCCCTGCGTCTGTCTGCTGTGATCATCCAGAGATGCTACCGCTCCCACGTTCTcctgagaaaagagagagaaaccttCCTGAAGAAGAGAAGTTCTGCTCTTGTTCTACAGGCGGCGTTCAGAGGTCATCGTGTGCGTCGCAGCATCAGCAACATGCACAGAGCAGCCACTGTCATCCAAGCACACTTCAGGAGATACCAGGCCCAGGCTGCATTTGGAAGGAAGCGCTGGGCTgcctgtgtcctccagcagaggtTCAGGgctcaaagacagaaaaatgtcGAGGTTCAACGCTATCAACAGCTCAGAAAGGCTGCCATTGTGTTTCAGGCTGCCTTCCGTGGAATGAAATGCAGAAATACCATCAAAGAGAGACACCAGGCATCAAGAGTTATTCAGAGAGCTTTCAGAGCTCACTGTCAACACAAGCAGTATTTAGCTTTGAGGTCCTCTGTCCTGATCATCCAGCGAAGATATCGAGCCACTATGGCTGCCAAAGGAGAAGTGAAACTCTACCAAAGGATGCGCAGAGCAGCAGTCCTGCTCCAGGCGGCGTTCAGAGGTCATCGTGTGCGTCGCAGCATCAGCAACATGCACAGAGCAGCTAGCGTCATCCAAGCACACTTCAGGAGATACCAGGCCCAGGCTGCATTTGGAAGGAAGCGCTGGGCTGCCTGTGTCTTCCAGCAGAGGTTCAGGgctcaaagacagaaaaatgtcGAGGTTCAACGCTATCAACAGCTCAGAAAGGCTGCCATTGTGTTTCAGGCTGCATATCGTGGAATGAAATGCAGAAATACCATCAAAGAGAGACACCAGGCATCAAGAGTTATTCAGAGAGCTTTCAGAGCTCACTGTCAACACAAGCAGTATTTAGCTTTGAGGTCCTCTGTCCTGATCATCCAGCGGAGATATCGAGCCACTGTGGCTGCCAAAGGAGAAGTGAAACTCTACCAAAGGATGCGCAGAGCAGCAGTCCTGCTACAGGCGGCGTTCAGAGGTCATCGGGCGAGGAAAGAAGTGGCGCGCTGGCATCAAGCTGCAATGGTGATCCAGTCTGCTTTCAGaagccacagacagcagataAAATTCCAGGCCCTGCGTCTGTCTGCTGTGATCATCCAGAGATGCTACCGCTCCCACGTTCTcctgagaaaagagagagaaaccttCCTGAAGAAGAGAAGTTCTGCTCTTGTTCTCCAGGCGGCGTTCAGAGGTCATCGTGTGCGTCGCAGCATCAGCAACATGCACAGAGCAGCCACTGTCATCCAAGCACACTTCAGGAGATACCAGGCCCAGGCTGCGTTTGGAAGGAAGCGCTGGGCTGCCTGTGTCTTCCAGCAGAGGTTCAGGgctcaaagacagaaaaatgtcGAGGTTCAACGCTATCAGGACGTTAGGAGGGCTGTCCTCAGTTTACAAGCTGGTTACCGACGGATGAAATCCAGAAGAATTGTCAAAGAAAGGCAGCATGCTGCAAGTGTTCTCCAGAGAGCTTACAGAGCCCACCTGCATCACAAACGGTATCTGAGACTACGATCATGTGCTGTTGCTATCCAGCGAAGGTATCGTGCTACTGCAGCAGCTAAAGCAGAGAGGTTCCAATACCTGGAAATGCGTTCTTCAGCCATCATCATTCAAGCTGCATTCAGAAGGCAGCAGGTCAGAAAGGAGATGGATCGACGACACCAGGCTGCCACTGTGATTCAGTCGGCTTTCAGAGGGCACCGAGAGGAAGCCCGGTTCCAGGCCCTGCGCCTGTCCATCATTACCATCCAGAGATGCTATCGCGCACACATTCTTCAAAGACGAGACAGAGAGAAGTTCCTCAAGATGAAATGGTGCACCACCACCCTTCAGGCAGCGTACAGAGGCTGGTGCGTTAGACGGGACGTATGCCGACAACATCGCGCTGCCACGAGGATTCAGTCATGTTGGAGAGGCTCAATGCAGAGACGCACATTCCAAAGGAAGCGGGCGGCTGCCGTGACACTGCAGCAGAGAGTCCGAGCGGTGCAGCGCGGCCGGTTGGAAAGGAAAAAGTTCACCCAAATGAGACAAGCTGCTATTGTAATCCAACAATACTGCAGAGTCTGGACCGCAAGACAACAG GCGTTTGAGACGGAGAAGGCAGCAAAGAGACTCCGGTTTACTTCTGCAGTCTTCCATCATCTCTGTGCCATGAAGCTCCAAAGAGCTCTGAGAGCCCATTGGGCTTTGAAGTCGGCCAAAAACCAAATCCAGTCTGTCATCGTGATCCAG CGATGGGTCAAAGCAAAGCAACAGAGGAGACGGTATctggaggacagacagaaggtGGTCGTGGCCCAGAGAGCTGCTCAACGCTGGTTAAGGCGACGCAACAAGGCTGCATCAACCATCCAGCAGGCGGTCCGgaaattcctcctcctcaggcgtCAGAAGAAGTTTGAGCGAGGCATCATCAAAGCTCAG GCCCTGTGGAGAGGACATCGCTCCCGCCGTCTCAATGAAGACCTGAAGGTGGTGAAGTTGAGGCAACGCCTGCGTCAGCTCAGCGCTAAcgtcagggaggaggacaggctggGCAACAAGACGTCATCTGCGCTCGACTACCTTCTTAGATACAAACACTTCTCCTATATTTTGGAGGCCCTGAAAAATCTGG AGACCGCCACCAGGCTGTCCCCAGTGTGCTGCGAGCGGCTGGTGGAGAGCGGAGCCACTGTGGTCATCTTTACACTCATCCGCAGCTGCAACAGGAGCGTCCCTTGCATGGAGGTCATTACCTCCTCCATCCAGATCCTCCTCAACCTCTCCAAG TACCACAAGACCATCGAGGCCGTGTACTCGGTGGAAAACTCGGTGGAAattctgctggatctgctgcagaggTACCGAGAGAAGGCCGGCGATAAGGTCGCCGAAAAGGGTGGCAGCATCTTCACCAAGGCCTGcttcctcctcgctctgctcctgcAAGAGCGGCACCGTGCTGCG GAGGTCATGAACCTGCCCAAGGTTCTGGAGAGGATCCGCAGCATTTACCGCCTCACCGCACGCAAACATAAGAAAGATGCAGAGCGAACTTTTGTCAAGCAAAAGATGAATGCGTCGATCAGTGGGAGCTTCTTTGTCCAAGCGACGCCCCGTAGATCCCGTCTGCTACCAAA GTTTGCACCAGACTGGGTTCTGAGAAAGGACAAGTTGAAGGATATTGTGGACCCTCTGAGGGCCATTCAAATGGTGGCACACACACTCTCCGTTGAGCTGTAG